The proteins below are encoded in one region of Peribacillus muralis:
- a CDS encoding VOC family protein, whose product MNENFHQKPVTFVGEVSINVMNLDDAIMFYQDIIGLQLLKKTDRQAVLTTDGKTPLLTLEQPAGVTPKEGRTSGLYHFALLLPTRADLAEFLRHLLQTKYPFGAADHAVSEALYITDPDGNGIEIYVDRPSDRWKWADGEVAMGTDPLDGNDLLEESDREWSKLPEGTLMGHIHLHVSDLRKTEEFYMQGLGFTVVNRFGGALFTSTGGYHHHIGLNTWNGVGVPAPKENSVGLNWYTLVFADEKARNEVTKQLKAIGAVVTEKEAYYIVADPSGNEIHLVV is encoded by the coding sequence ATGAATGAAAACTTTCATCAAAAACCCGTTACTTTTGTCGGCGAGGTCAGTATAAACGTCATGAATTTGGATGATGCCATCATGTTTTATCAAGATATCATCGGTCTTCAACTACTGAAGAAGACGGATAGGCAGGCTGTGTTAACGACGGATGGAAAAACCCCGTTGCTTACCCTTGAGCAGCCCGCCGGTGTGACCCCTAAGGAAGGACGGACTTCGGGCTTATATCACTTCGCCTTGTTGCTGCCAACCCGTGCAGACTTAGCGGAGTTCTTACGCCATCTACTTCAAACGAAATATCCGTTCGGGGCGGCAGACCATGCTGTAAGTGAAGCATTGTACATCACCGATCCCGATGGAAATGGCATTGAAATCTACGTGGATCGACCATCTGATCGTTGGAAATGGGCTGATGGCGAGGTTGCAATGGGCACGGATCCCTTGGATGGAAACGACCTGCTGGAAGAAAGCGACCGCGAATGGAGCAAATTGCCTGAAGGTACCCTAATGGGACACATCCATCTGCACGTATCGGATTTACGGAAGACGGAGGAGTTTTACATGCAAGGACTTGGATTTACCGTCGTGAACCGATTCGGAGGTGCGCTTTTCACTTCCACCGGAGGATATCATCATCACATCGGCTTGAACACATGGAATGGCGTCGGCGTCCCAGCCCCTAAGGAAAATAGTGTGGGCCTAAACTGGTACACTCTCGTTTTTGCAGATGAGAAAGCGAGAAACGAAGTAACGAAACAATTGAAAGCAATCGGTGCTGTAGTGACGGAAAAAGAAGCGTACTACATTGTAGCCGATCCATCAGGAAATGAGATTCATTTAGTCGTCTAA
- a CDS encoding sigma-54 interaction domain-containing protein, whose translation MYLDQIIKIEGFQTILYSLVDVIDSGIHIIDTKGRTIVYNKKMAEIEGMESDEVLGKKIHEIFKFKEETESTLIRALHSGKKTENSKQTYFNNLGQEITTINNTFPIMDQNQRIIGAIEVAKDITNLERLIKDNILNKGDTKYTFDSIIGTSENFLEVIEKSKRSTRTTSSILIVGETGTGKELFAQSIHNGSSRSTHPFISQNCAALPDSLIEGILFGTKKGAFTGSIERPGLFEQAQGGTILLDEINSLNPNLQAKLLRALQERTIRRVGDTKDKKIDVRVIATINEDPIDAIANDHLRKDLYYRLSVVSLFIPPLRERKEDIPLLAQSFIEKFNALFELNIEGISEDVYALFYDYDWPGNVRELEHIIEGAMNLLEPGDTKISPNHLPALFKKKAHLEEAPASKDEDHNKRETQESTLSLDDYIANTEKQYLEKVLKEHGMNISQAAKTLNISRQSLQYRLKKYQVK comes from the coding sequence ATGTATTTAGACCAAATCATAAAAATAGAAGGTTTCCAGACCATCCTCTACTCACTTGTGGATGTGATCGATAGTGGGATACATATCATTGATACAAAAGGACGTACGATTGTATATAACAAAAAAATGGCTGAAATTGAAGGCATGGAATCCGATGAGGTATTGGGGAAAAAGATTCACGAGATTTTCAAGTTCAAGGAGGAAACGGAGAGTACATTGATTCGCGCCTTACATTCCGGCAAAAAGACCGAAAACTCAAAGCAGACGTATTTCAATAATCTCGGGCAGGAAATCACGACCATCAATAATACGTTCCCGATTATGGATCAGAACCAACGGATAATCGGGGCAATTGAAGTGGCCAAGGATATAACGAACCTGGAAAGGCTCATTAAAGATAATATTTTGAATAAGGGAGATACCAAATACACGTTTGACAGCATCATTGGAACGAGCGAGAATTTCTTGGAGGTTATAGAAAAGAGCAAGCGCTCGACCAGGACCACATCCTCGATCCTTATCGTCGGGGAGACGGGAACGGGCAAGGAGCTCTTTGCCCAAAGCATCCATAATGGCAGCAGCCGCTCGACACATCCCTTCATTAGCCAAAACTGTGCAGCCCTCCCGGATAGCCTAATTGAAGGAATACTGTTTGGCACGAAGAAAGGAGCGTTCACGGGTTCGATTGAAAGGCCCGGATTATTCGAACAAGCCCAAGGCGGGACCATCCTTCTGGATGAAATCAACTCCTTAAATCCGAATCTGCAGGCGAAGCTGCTGCGCGCCCTACAGGAAAGGACGATTCGCCGTGTCGGGGATACGAAAGACAAAAAAATAGATGTTCGGGTCATTGCGACAATCAACGAAGATCCAATAGACGCCATTGCAAATGATCATTTACGAAAAGATTTATACTACCGCCTAAGCGTCGTTTCCTTATTCATCCCGCCGCTTCGTGAGCGGAAAGAGGACATTCCTTTGCTTGCGCAATCCTTCATCGAGAAATTCAATGCACTATTCGAATTGAATATCGAAGGAATAAGCGAAGATGTTTACGCCCTTTTTTATGACTATGACTGGCCAGGAAACGTCAGGGAGCTTGAGCATATCATCGAAGGTGCCATGAATTTACTCGAACCTGGCGATACAAAAATCTCACCCAACCACCTTCCAGCTCTATTCAAAAAGAAGGCACATCTAGAGGAAGCACCTGCCTCTAAAGACGAAGACCATAACAAACGGGAAACACAAGAGTCAACTTTATCCCTGGATGATTATATAGCAAATACCGAAAAGCAATATTTGGAGAAAGTCTTGAAGGAGCATGGGATGAATATCTCACAAGCGGCCAAAACCCTCAATATCAGCCGCCAAAGCCTTCAATACCGATTGAAAAAATATCAAGTCAAATAG
- a CDS encoding ABC transporter ATP-binding protein produces the protein MSLLDIRNIHKTYYSGAEVLKNVNFSIESKECLGLIGESGCGKSTLARCLLQIEPIDEGSILFNGRELSGKSERLLKPYRRNMQAVLQNPASALNPKLKVRESLIDPFQQYGSQVDMKHLTYKSERDFIEQLLEMVELPKSLAERYPHELSGGQKQRVTIARAISIEPSLIILDEPASSLDVLSQASLLTLLGKLRERLGMSYLFISHDLPAVQKMCQRIMVMKEGEIVDAFETELLLCADRHPYTKELISLFD, from the coding sequence ATGAGTTTATTAGACATACGAAATATCCATAAAACATACTATAGTGGAGCGGAAGTGCTTAAAAATGTAAATTTTAGCATCGAAAGCAAAGAATGCTTAGGTTTGATCGGGGAAAGCGGGTGCGGAAAGAGCACGCTTGCCCGCTGCCTCCTGCAGATTGAGCCGATTGACGAAGGCAGCATCTTATTTAATGGAAGGGAGCTGTCTGGAAAAAGTGAACGCCTTTTAAAGCCATACCGAAGGAACATGCAGGCCGTCTTGCAAAATCCGGCTTCTGCACTGAATCCGAAACTAAAGGTAAGGGAGTCATTAATCGATCCTTTTCAGCAATATGGCAGTCAGGTCGATATGAAGCATCTGACGTATAAAAGTGAACGCGATTTCATTGAGCAGCTACTGGAAATGGTGGAGCTTCCAAAAAGTTTGGCTGAGCGTTATCCGCACGAGTTAAGTGGCGGCCAAAAGCAGCGTGTGACCATTGCCCGGGCCATCAGCATTGAACCGAGCCTGATTATTCTGGATGAACCTGCTTCAAGCCTGGATGTTTTATCACAGGCGTCGTTGCTTACATTGCTAGGGAAGCTGCGTGAGAGGTTAGGCATGTCTTATCTATTCATTTCCCACGATCTCCCGGCGGTACAAAAGATGTGCCAAAGAATCATGGTGATGAAAGAAGGGGAAATCGTCGATGCCTTCGAGACGGAGCTGCTTCTTTGTGCCGACCGTCATCCATATACGAAAGAATTGATTTCCCTGTTTGATTGA
- a CDS encoding DoxX family protein, with protein MNKNDAAQVFLRVILGLTFFIHGLSKFQGGIGNTAGFFNSLGIPGFMAYIVAGIELIGGLAVILGLGTKIVSVLFAIILLGAIVTAKLPAGFLGNGQTAGYELDLALLAISVYLACASRTVFSVDHMFFNKKGV; from the coding sequence ATGAATAAAAATGATGCAGCACAAGTTTTTTTAAGGGTGATTTTAGGTCTTACTTTTTTCATTCACGGATTGTCGAAGTTTCAAGGGGGAATAGGAAACACGGCTGGTTTTTTCAATAGCCTGGGCATTCCCGGCTTTATGGCATACATCGTGGCAGGAATCGAATTGATTGGAGGACTTGCGGTTATACTTGGTTTGGGTACAAAAATCGTTTCCGTCCTATTTGCGATCATTTTACTTGGTGCGATCGTCACGGCTAAACTGCCTGCGGGCTTTCTTGGCAACGGACAAACAGCGGGCTACGAGCTGGACTTGGCCTTGTTGGCCATTTCTGTGTATCTAGCATGTGCAAGCCGCACAGTATTTTCTGTAGATCATATGTTTTTCAATAAAAAAGGGGTGTGA
- a CDS encoding FMN-dependent NADH-azoreductase has protein sequence MGFLSRLFGNKETAAEANRKMTKVLFVKVNDRPAEQAISSKMYDTFLKSYKESHRTDEVTELDLFKEDLPYYGNTAITGLYKRNQGLELTAEEEKAANLVDQYLNQFLAMDKVVFAFPLWNGTAPAPLITYLSYLAQAGKMFNYTAEGPIGYAGNKKVMLLNARGSDYALEGMASGEMAVNLVKTIISLWGINNPEAVVIEGHNQYPDRTQKIISDGLENVAKAAASF, from the coding sequence ATGGGTTTTTTAAGCAGATTATTTGGAAATAAGGAAACCGCTGCAGAGGCGAATCGGAAAATGACAAAAGTACTTTTCGTGAAAGTGAACGATCGCCCGGCAGAACAGGCAATAAGCTCGAAAATGTATGACACATTTTTAAAATCGTATAAAGAGTCACACCGTACAGATGAAGTGACTGAATTGGATTTATTCAAAGAAGACCTTCCCTACTATGGCAATACCGCCATCACGGGGCTGTATAAACGCAATCAAGGGCTGGAACTGACAGCTGAAGAGGAAAAAGCCGCCAATCTGGTCGACCAATATTTAAATCAGTTCCTGGCGATGGATAAGGTGGTTTTCGCTTTCCCATTATGGAATGGAACCGCACCAGCACCGCTCATCACCTATCTATCCTATTTGGCACAAGCCGGTAAAATGTTCAATTACACGGCGGAAGGTCCAATAGGATATGCGGGCAATAAAAAAGTCATGTTACTGAACGCCCGTGGCTCGGATTATGCCTTGGAAGGAATGGCTTCTGGAGAAATGGCTGTCAATTTGGTTAAAACTATCATTAGCCTATGGGGGATCAACAATCCTGAGGCAGTGGTCATAGAAGGTCACAATCAGTACCCCGATCGGACACAAAAAATCATCAGCGATGGTTTGGAAAACGTTGCAAAAGCTGCCGCTTCATTCTAA
- a CDS encoding nicotianamine synthase family protein produces MKWSRNQEKIIHTYVGAYETLRKEADLSPDNKIINRVLSELVSVISKPLDQHLATEILIQDEIQSIRGNMLAKLNIAETLMEEHYAKSYAGKVSNLEDFHTFLYWENYKELIKTEMKELRKVKGEIRSFAFVGTGPLPLSPLLLQQELGASMTCIDIDEQAHSLGKRIIKQLEGEPTSDYVLKDGALHDYGEFDLVWIASLVPNKEKILERIFQTKPEAIVAIRSVDGIHQLLYEPVDATKFRTVKCEEVARTKADSFIINSTIFYTFKQ; encoded by the coding sequence ATGAAATGGTCTAGAAATCAAGAAAAAATCATTCATACATATGTGGGGGCTTATGAAACCTTACGGAAGGAAGCTGATTTATCTCCTGATAATAAGATCATCAATCGTGTATTATCGGAGCTTGTTTCGGTGATTTCCAAACCGTTGGACCAGCACTTGGCAACAGAAATCCTCATCCAAGATGAAATCCAATCGATACGCGGCAACATGCTTGCCAAGCTGAACATAGCCGAGACATTGATGGAGGAGCATTATGCCAAATCATATGCTGGCAAGGTGAGCAATTTGGAGGATTTCCATACCTTCCTTTATTGGGAGAACTACAAAGAACTGATCAAAACGGAAATGAAGGAATTACGGAAAGTGAAGGGTGAAATCCGTTCCTTTGCATTTGTAGGTACGGGCCCTTTGCCTTTAAGTCCATTGCTGCTTCAACAAGAGCTTGGAGCGAGTATGACTTGTATTGATATAGATGAACAAGCCCATTCGCTAGGCAAGCGGATCATAAAGCAACTCGAGGGGGAACCGACGTCGGATTATGTCTTGAAAGATGGCGCACTTCATGATTATGGGGAGTTCGATTTAGTCTGGATTGCCAGTCTAGTTCCTAATAAAGAGAAAATCCTGGAGAGGATATTTCAAACCAAGCCTGAAGCGATTGTTGCCATTCGGTCGGTGGACGGCATTCATCAATTATTATATGAGCCCGTTGATGCAACGAAGTTCCGGACTGTGAAATGTGAGGAGGTCGCACGGACCAAGGCGGATTCTTTCATCATCAATTCAACCATTTTTTATACGTTTAAACAATAA
- a CDS encoding ornithine--oxo-acid transaminase, whose amino-acid sequence MTTITEKLIEQTEQYGANNYNPLPIVISKAEGVWVEDPEGNKYMDMLSAYSAVNQGHRHPKIIDELKKQADRVTLTSRAFHSDKLGPWYEMVSRLTQKDMALPMNTGAEAVETAIKAVRRWGYDVKGIAENQAEIIACIGNFHGRTMAAVSLSSDEEYRRGFGPMLPGIKLIPYGDLDALKAAITPQTAGFLIEPIQGEAGIIIPPQGFLKEAYDLCKENNVLFVSDEIQSGLGRSGKMFASDWDGVVPDMYILGKALGGGVFPISCVAANREILGVFNPGSHGSTFGGNPLACAVSIASLEVLEEEKLAERSLELGQYFMDRLKEIKNPMIKDIRGRGLFIGVELTEAARPYCEQLKEEKLLCKETHDTVIRFAPPLVITKEDLDWAIERINKVLS is encoded by the coding sequence ATGACAACAATTACGGAAAAATTAATCGAGCAAACGGAACAATATGGTGCAAACAATTATAATCCACTACCGATCGTCATTTCGAAGGCAGAAGGAGTTTGGGTGGAAGACCCAGAAGGCAACAAATATATGGATATGTTAAGTGCTTATTCAGCAGTGAACCAAGGGCACAGGCATCCGAAGATCATCGACGAATTAAAAAAACAAGCGGATCGCGTGACATTGACGTCTCGTGCGTTCCACAGCGATAAATTGGGCCCATGGTATGAAATGGTTTCGCGCCTCACGCAAAAAGACATGGCACTGCCGATGAACACAGGTGCCGAAGCCGTTGAAACAGCCATCAAAGCGGTTAGACGCTGGGGCTATGATGTTAAGGGAATCGCAGAAAACCAAGCTGAAATCATCGCTTGTATCGGAAATTTCCATGGACGTACGATGGCAGCCGTATCTCTGTCTTCCGATGAGGAATACAGAAGGGGCTTCGGACCGATGCTGCCAGGAATCAAGCTTATCCCTTACGGCGATCTTGATGCATTGAAAGCAGCGATTACACCGCAAACGGCTGGATTTTTAATCGAACCGATTCAAGGGGAAGCAGGAATCATCATCCCGCCTCAAGGATTCCTGAAAGAAGCGTATGACTTATGTAAAGAAAATAATGTCTTGTTCGTTTCTGATGAAATCCAATCAGGACTTGGCCGGTCAGGGAAAATGTTCGCCTCTGACTGGGACGGAGTCGTTCCAGATATGTACATTTTAGGCAAGGCACTAGGCGGCGGGGTTTTCCCGATCTCTTGCGTAGCTGCAAACCGTGAAATCCTTGGCGTATTCAATCCTGGTTCCCATGGTTCCACATTCGGTGGCAATCCATTGGCGTGTGCGGTTTCCATCGCTTCATTGGAAGTCCTTGAAGAGGAGAAGCTTGCGGAGCGTTCCTTGGAGCTTGGCCAATACTTTATGGATCGTTTGAAAGAAATCAAGAATCCAATGATTAAAGATATCCGCGGCAGGGGCTTGTTCATCGGAGTCGAATTGACGGAAGCTGCAAGGCCTTATTGCGAGCAGCTAAAAGAAGAAAAACTGCTATGTAAAGAAACGCATGATACAGTCATCCGTTTTGCACCGCCGCTAGTGATCACGAAAGAAGATTTGGACTGGGCAATCGAACGCATCAATAAAGTTTTATCTTAA
- the pruA gene encoding L-glutamate gamma-semialdehyde dehydrogenase, whose amino-acid sequence MVQPYKHEPFTNFKLEENDKAFQAALNEVANELGKKYPLVINGEKVFTDEVITSVNPANKEEVIGMVSKANKDLAEQAMQAADQTFQTWRKTKAEVRANILFRAAAIVRRRKHYFSALLVKEAGKPWNEADADTAEAIDFMEYYARQMLKLKDGMPVESRPIEHNAFSYVPLGVGVIISPWNFPFAIMAGMTTAALVSGNTVLLKPASTTPVIAAKFIEVLEEAGLPAGVVNFIPGSGAEVGDYLVDHHRTRFISFTGSRDVGIRIYERAAKVHEGQIWLKRVIAEMGGKDTIVVDKEADLELAAQSIVASAFGFSGQKCSACSRTVVVEDVYDQVLDRVIELTKEKTVGEPSDVNNFMGPVIDQAAYDKVMSYVEIGKKEGKVVAGGEGDNSKGFFIQPTIIADVDENARVMKEEIFGPVVAFCKAKDFNHAIEIANNTDYGLTGAVISNNIEHIEQAREDFHVGNLYFNRGCTGAIVGYQPFGGFNMSGTDSKAGGPDYLVLHLQGKTTSETL is encoded by the coding sequence ATGGTCCAACCATATAAACACGAACCATTTACTAATTTTAAACTCGAAGAAAACGATAAAGCTTTTCAAGCGGCATTGAATGAAGTAGCTAATGAGTTAGGGAAGAAATACCCGCTAGTCATTAATGGGGAAAAAGTGTTTACTGATGAAGTCATTACCTCTGTAAACCCAGCAAATAAAGAAGAAGTCATTGGAATGGTTTCCAAAGCGAACAAGGATTTGGCCGAGCAAGCCATGCAAGCGGCAGATCAGACATTCCAAACCTGGAGAAAAACGAAAGCGGAAGTTCGTGCAAATATTTTATTCAGGGCTGCAGCCATCGTTCGCAGAAGAAAACATTATTTCTCGGCGCTATTGGTCAAAGAAGCAGGGAAGCCTTGGAATGAAGCGGATGCAGATACAGCGGAAGCAATCGATTTCATGGAATACTACGCACGTCAAATGCTGAAGCTTAAAGACGGCATGCCAGTGGAAAGCCGTCCGATTGAACACAATGCATTCAGCTATGTTCCACTTGGTGTCGGTGTCATCATCTCACCTTGGAATTTCCCGTTTGCGATCATGGCAGGGATGACGACGGCTGCTCTTGTTTCAGGTAATACGGTTCTATTGAAACCAGCCAGTACAACGCCGGTCATTGCAGCCAAATTCATCGAAGTATTGGAAGAAGCGGGCTTGCCTGCAGGAGTCGTGAACTTCATTCCAGGAAGCGGTGCCGAAGTGGGCGATTATTTAGTGGATCATCACCGTACACGTTTCATTAGCTTTACTGGATCTCGTGATGTCGGAATTCGTATTTATGAGCGTGCGGCAAAAGTTCATGAAGGTCAAATTTGGTTAAAACGTGTCATCGCTGAAATGGGTGGTAAAGATACGATCGTCGTTGATAAAGAGGCTGATCTGGAATTGGCGGCACAATCAATCGTCGCTTCTGCATTCGGATTCTCCGGACAGAAATGTTCAGCTTGCTCACGTACCGTCGTAGTGGAAGATGTGTATGATCAAGTCTTGGATCGTGTCATTGAATTAACGAAAGAGAAAACGGTCGGGGAGCCATCGGATGTTAACAACTTCATGGGTCCTGTCATCGATCAAGCCGCTTACGACAAAGTCATGAGCTACGTGGAAATCGGTAAAAAAGAAGGGAAAGTTGTTGCAGGGGGAGAAGGGGACAATTCAAAAGGTTTCTTCATCCAGCCGACGATCATTGCCGATGTGGATGAGAACGCACGTGTCATGAAAGAAGAGATTTTCGGACCGGTTGTAGCGTTCTGTAAGGCAAAGGATTTCAATCATGCCATCGAAATTGCCAACAACACGGATTATGGTTTAACAGGCGCGGTCATCTCGAATAACATTGAACATATCGAACAGGCGCGTGAGGATTTCCACGTCGGTAACTTGTACTTCAATCGCGGCTGTACAGGAGCCATTGTAGGATACCAGCCATTTGGCGGCTTCAATATGTCAGGAACGGATTCAAAAGCGGGCGGTCCCGATTATTTAGTTCTTCACCTTCAAGGAAAAACAACATCGGAAACGCTATAA
- a CDS encoding ABC transporter ATP-binding protein translates to MSLLSVRQLHVMGKQNHIVKNLSFEVREGEWLALVGQSGSGKSMTAMAIGQLLSPNLQAKGEIWFEDKNILTLCAPVIRKLRGKRLAYIFQDYQSSFTPFLTIGQHFEEYQRTHLDLSKKARRRQAVDALASVGLAEDIYSRYPFQLSGGQLQRVSISLALLLQPDLLIADEPTTALDSVSSFKILELLSRLQAEAGCAILFITHDLRHVKKYADRIGVMKDGVMIESGDKDHVLNHPQHPYTRRLIQASPSLRKDLLKHEGAFG, encoded by the coding sequence ATGAGTCTTTTATCGGTAAGGCAGCTACATGTGATGGGCAAGCAAAATCATATCGTAAAAAATCTTTCATTTGAGGTCCGTGAAGGAGAGTGGCTGGCACTCGTCGGTCAAAGCGGCAGCGGCAAAAGCATGACGGCTATGGCGATTGGACAGCTGCTTTCACCCAATCTCCAAGCGAAGGGAGAAATATGGTTTGAAGACAAGAATATATTAACTCTCTGTGCACCAGTCATCAGGAAGCTTCGCGGCAAGCGCCTCGCTTATATTTTTCAAGATTACCAAAGTTCATTCACACCGTTCCTTACGATCGGTCAACATTTCGAAGAATATCAGCGGACGCATCTGGACCTTTCCAAAAAGGCACGACGCCGGCAAGCTGTCGACGCGCTCGCATCAGTGGGACTGGCTGAGGATATCTACAGCAGATATCCTTTTCAATTAAGTGGCGGCCAGCTTCAAAGGGTATCCATTTCACTTGCACTGCTGCTTCAACCTGATTTATTGATAGCGGATGAACCGACCACTGCCCTGGATAGCGTCTCATCTTTTAAGATTTTGGAGCTGTTATCAAGACTACAGGCAGAAGCTGGATGCGCAATCCTGTTCATCACCCATGATTTGCGTCATGTCAAGAAATACGCGGACCGCATAGGGGTGATGAAAGACGGAGTGATGATTGAAAGCGGAGATAAAGACCACGTACTCAATCATCCTCAGCATCCCTATACCAGGAGGCTGATTCAAGCATCTCCCTCACTCAGAAAAGATTTATTAAAACATGAGGGGGCATTCGGATGA
- the nikC gene encoding nickel transporter permease has product MELVMNERFKRNGKKAFIFTVLALGLAVAAYAFLFLKHDPALVNLGERLLPASGKHPLGTDHLGRDVLTRLLLGSQLTVGYGLLALFAAVIIGVPFGLIAGFKGGVIDRIFMRVADSFLAFPDTIVAIVLSGLLGPGIENLLLAIVVVKWVNYARLVRSTVITERQKDYVTMTKINGLSSFRIMKKHLFPHIIGNVLVLASLDLGKIILLISSLSYIGLGAQPPAAEWGAMLNDARPYFQTNQSLMIYPGLAIMGVVFLTNILGDYFRDAFDVNKKVES; this is encoded by the coding sequence ATGGAGTTAGTGATGAACGAACGATTTAAACGAAACGGGAAAAAGGCTTTCATTTTTACGGTGCTGGCTCTTGGGTTAGCCGTTGCGGCTTACGCCTTTCTATTTTTGAAACATGATCCGGCTCTGGTCAATCTCGGGGAAAGGTTATTGCCGGCAAGTGGAAAACATCCGTTGGGCACGGATCACCTTGGGCGTGATGTATTGACGCGTCTATTGCTTGGGTCCCAGCTCACGGTAGGCTATGGTCTTTTAGCTTTATTTGCCGCGGTAATCATCGGAGTTCCATTCGGGTTGATTGCCGGATTTAAAGGCGGTGTGATCGACCGTATCTTCATGCGCGTGGCAGATTCGTTCCTGGCGTTTCCGGATACGATCGTGGCCATCGTGCTGAGTGGCCTTTTAGGCCCGGGAATCGAAAATCTGCTGTTGGCGATCGTTGTTGTGAAATGGGTGAATTATGCCAGGCTAGTGCGCAGCACGGTCATCACCGAACGTCAGAAGGATTATGTCACCATGACCAAAATAAATGGACTAAGCTCCTTTAGGATCATGAAAAAACACCTTTTTCCGCATATCATCGGAAACGTGCTCGTCCTTGCCAGTCTCGATTTAGGTAAAATCATTTTGCTCATATCGTCCTTGTCGTATATTGGCCTTGGTGCCCAGCCGCCTGCAGCGGAGTGGGGGGCCATGCTGAACGATGCCCGCCCATACTTCCAAACCAATCAATCCCTGATGATTTATCCAGGGCTCGCCATCATGGGTGTCGTTTTTTTAACAAACATACTCGGCGATTATTTCAGAGATGCATTCGATGTGAATAAGAAGGTGGAATCATGA
- a CDS encoding MATE family efflux transporter, with protein MNHRSYLALAIPLIISTITTPLLGAVDTAVVGQLPDPAYLGGVAIGTVVFNTLYWLFGFLRVSTSGFAAQALGANDDREGKLAFIRPFLLALAVGIVFILLQGPIERISLNLMDPDAAVRLYAAEYLGIRIWGIPFTLMNYVILGWLMGMAKIKVSLLLQVFMNVMNIILALVFVHVFEWGVSGVAIATLLSEMTAFFIGLFIIWNAFLHRLEMPPLKEMIDASSIKKMMSVNRDLFIRTLCLLTVFNIFTAKGASYGTEVLAANAVLIQIHYMMAYFFDGLANASSILVGKAVGSRNQLLYKKTLLLSLQWGVLTSLLMAACYHLFRDSIFTFFTRIPSVMEGAHVYGSWLVLFPIAASVGIVFYGVFTGATEAAPIRNSMIYSLIAFLLTLHFFVPVYQNHGLWLAFTIFSLGRSIFLSLYIPQLNKKLFPKRSVHLESNEMV; from the coding sequence GTGAACCATCGATCATATTTAGCATTGGCCATTCCTCTGATTATCTCGACGATAACGACGCCACTCTTAGGTGCGGTTGACACCGCTGTTGTGGGCCAATTGCCCGATCCTGCTTATTTGGGCGGCGTGGCCATCGGTACTGTCGTGTTTAATACCTTATATTGGCTGTTTGGATTTTTGCGGGTGAGCACATCGGGATTTGCTGCACAAGCACTTGGGGCAAACGATGATAGGGAAGGAAAGCTCGCTTTTATAAGACCATTTCTTTTGGCCTTGGCGGTCGGGATCGTTTTCATATTGCTGCAGGGACCAATCGAACGAATTTCCTTAAACTTGATGGATCCCGATGCAGCAGTCCGCTTATATGCGGCGGAATACCTCGGCATCCGGATATGGGGGATTCCTTTCACATTGATGAATTACGTCATATTGGGCTGGCTGATGGGGATGGCCAAAATCAAGGTTTCGTTACTGCTACAGGTGTTCATGAACGTCATGAACATCATTCTGGCCCTGGTGTTCGTCCATGTATTCGAATGGGGGGTATCAGGTGTAGCGATAGCCACGCTGCTCTCGGAAATGACAGCCTTTTTCATTGGGTTATTCATTATTTGGAACGCCTTTTTGCATCGATTGGAAATGCCTCCTTTGAAGGAAATGATCGATGCCTCCTCGATAAAGAAAATGATGTCGGTGAATCGCGATTTATTCATTAGAACGCTTTGCTTGTTGACCGTCTTCAATATCTTTACGGCAAAGGGAGCCTCATACGGAACGGAGGTATTGGCCGCCAATGCGGTACTCATCCAAATCCATTATATGATGGCATACTTCTTCGACGGATTGGCAAACGCTTCGAGCATTTTGGTCGGGAAAGCGGTTGGTTCTAGAAATCAGCTTTTATATAAGAAGACGTTGCTGCTGTCCCTGCAATGGGGAGTGCTGACCTCGCTGCTGATGGCCGCTTGCTACCATTTATTCCGTGATTCCATTTTCACGTTTTTTACGCGGATACCCAGTGTCATGGAAGGGGCACATGTTTATGGATCCTGGTTGGTCCTGTTCCCGATAGCAGCGAGTGTAGGGATCGTTTTTTATGGTGTTTTTACTGGGGCAACCGAGGCGGCCCCGATTCGAAACTCGATGATTTACTCCTTGATCGCCTTTCTATTGACACTGCATTTCTTTGTACCTGTGTATCAAAACCATGGATTGTGGCTCGCCTTTACAATCTTCAGCTTAGGTCGTTCCATTTTTTTGTCACTATATATACCTCAGTTAAATAAAAAATTATTTCCTAAGAGGAGTGTTCACCTTGAAAGCAATGAAATGGTCTAG